The following proteins are co-located in the Bubalus bubalis isolate 160015118507 breed Murrah chromosome 21, NDDB_SH_1, whole genome shotgun sequence genome:
- the C21H3orf56 gene encoding putative uncharacterized protein C3orf56 homolog — protein MGYPPPAASGPSIWAWGICSFDPLMGSQPSHSAPWTPRVFRYPMEPPPPYSSSPPTLGGDSPEPGAQRGWQPPPSSARLTAVGSPSRAASHVTMALEVLPSGGLPMSACGPQTTLQPRTLPSAPFPLCGPSAGTPRPPPPPPTLPGPPPPLLALICAWRPCPPVVRGRGVQ, from the exons ATGGGGTACCCCCCTCCGGCTGCCTCAGGGCCTTCCATCTGGGCCTGGGGCATCTGCAGCTTTGACCCCCTCATGGGGAGCCAGCCCTCA CACTCGGCCCCCTGGACCCCCAGGGTGTTTCGTTACCCTAtggagcccccacccccatacTCCTCGTCCCCTCCAACTCTAGGTGGGGACAGCCCCGAGCCCGGTGCCCAGCGGGGGTGGCAGCCCCCGCCCAGCTCAGCCCGCCTGACTGCGGTGGGGAGCCCGTCCAGGGCTGCTTCCCACGTGACGATGGCACTGGAAGTCCTTCCCTCAGGAGGGCTGCCCATGTCAGCATGTGGGCCCCAAACCACCCTGCAGCCCAGaactctgccctctgcccccttcccccTGTGTGGACCCTCAGCCGGAACCCCAcggcccccgcccccaccgcccaCCCTCCCGGGCCCGCCGCCGCCTCTTCTAGCTCTCATATGCGCTTGGAGACCATGCCCTCCGGTGGTTAGGGGCCGTGGGGTCCAATGA